Proteins encoded by one window of Castor canadensis chromosome 2, mCasCan1.hap1v2, whole genome shotgun sequence:
- the Chrm2 gene encoding muscarinic acetylcholine receptor M2: MNNSTNSSNNGLAITSPYKTFEVVFIVLVAGSLSLVTIIGNILVMVSIKVNRHLQTVNNYFLFSLACADLIIGVFSMNLYTLYTVIGYWPLGPVVCDLWLALDYVVSNASVMNLLIISFDRYFCVTKPLTYPVKRTTKMAGMMIAAAWVLSFILWAPAILFWQFIVGVRTVEDGECYIQFFSNAAVTFGTAIAAFYLPVIIMTVLYWHISRASKSRIKKEKKEPVANQEPVSPSLVQGRIVKPNNNNMPTNDGGLEHNKIQNGKTPRDAVTENCVQGEEKESSNDSTSVSAVASNMRDDEITQDENTVSTSLGHSKDENSKQTCIKIVTKTPKGDSCTPTNTTVELVGSSGQNGDEKQNIVARKIVKMTKQPAKKKPPPSREKKVTRTILAILLAFIITWAPYNVMVLINTFCAPCIPNTVWTIGYWLCYINSTINPACYALCNATFKKTFKHLLMCHYKNIGATR, encoded by the coding sequence ATGAATAACTCAACAAACTCCTCTAATAATGGCTTGGCTATTACCAGTCCATATAAGACATTTGAAGTGGTATTTATTGTCCTTGTGGCTGGATCCCTCAGTTTGGTGACCATTATTGGGAACATCCTGGTCATGGTTTCCATTAAAGTCAACCGCCACCTCCAGACAGTCAACAACTACTTCTTGTTCAGCCTGGCCTGTGCTGACCTCATCATTGGTGTTTTCTCCATGAACTTGTACACCCTCTACACTGTGATAGGTTACTGGCCTTTGGGACCTGTGGTATGTGACCTTTGGCTAGCCTTGGACTATGTGGTCAGCAATGCCTCTGTTATGAATCTGCTCATCATCAGCTTTGACAGGTACTTCTGTGTCACAAAACCTCTGACCTACCCTGTTAAGCGGACCACGAAAATGGCAGGCATGATGATTGCAGCTGCCTGGGTCCTCTCCTTTATTCTCTGGGCTCCAGCCATTCTTTTCTGGCAGTTCATAGTAGGGGTGAGAACTGTGGAGGATGGGGAATGCTacattcaatttttttccaaTGCTGCTGTCACCTTTGGTACTGCAATTGCAGCCTTCTATCTGCCTGTGATCATCATGACTGTGCTGTACTGGCATATATCCCGAGCCAGCAAGAGcaggataaagaaggaaaaaaaggagcctgTGGCCAACCAAGAGCCAGTGTCACCAAGTCTGGTGCAAGGAAGAATAGTGAAGCCCAACAACAACAATATGCCTACCAATGACGGCGGCCTGGAACACAACAAAATCCAGAATGGCAAGACTCCAAGGGATGCTGTGACAGAAAACTGTGTCCAGGGTGAAGAGAAAGAGAGCTCCAATGATTCCACCTCAGTCAGTGCTGTTGCCTCCAATATGAGAGATGATGAAATCACCCAGGATGAAAACACAGTTTCTACTTCCCTGGGTCATTCAAAAGATGAGAACTCTAAGCAGACATGCATCAAAATTGTCACCAAGACCCCAAAAGGTGACTCATGCACCCCAACAAATACCACCGTGGAGCTAGTAGGGTCATCAGGTCAGAATGGAGATGAAAAACAGAACATTGTAGCCCGCAAGATTGTGAAGATGACCAAGCAGCCTGCAAAAAAGAAGCCTCCTCCTTCTCGGGAAAAAAAAGTAACCAGGACAATCCTGGCTATTCTGTTGGCTTTCATCATCACCTGGGCCCCATACAATGTCATGGTGCTCATCAACACCTTCTGTGCACCCTGCATCCCTAACACAGTGTGGACAATTGGTTACTGGCTCTGCTACATCAACAGCACCATCAACCCTGCCTGCTATGCACTATGTAATGCCACCTTCAAGAAGACCTTTAAACACCTTCTCATGTGTCATTACAAGAACATAGGTGCTACAAGGTAA